From a region of the Pelagicoccus enzymogenes genome:
- the hisF gene encoding imidazole glycerol phosphate synthase subunit HisF codes for MLAKRIIPCLDVHAGRVVKGVKFKELRDAGDPVESAKAYDQQGADELVFLDITASSDERQIMRDVVERTASECFMPLTVGGGLRTVEDIRKMLHSGADKVSLNTAAINNPDLIFDSAKKFGNQCIVLAIDAKRDGDSWRVYTHGGRNPTPLDAIEWAKKAVSLGAGEILLTSMDADGTLAGYDCELTRRISESVEVPVIASGGAGNLDHMVDVLNEGKASAVLAASIFHFGTYTIKQAKEHLAAAGLPARL; via the coding sequence ATGTTAGCCAAACGCATCATCCCATGCCTCGACGTCCACGCCGGCCGCGTCGTCAAAGGCGTTAAGTTCAAAGAGCTCCGCGACGCGGGCGATCCAGTGGAATCCGCCAAAGCCTACGACCAGCAAGGAGCCGACGAACTCGTCTTTCTCGACATCACAGCCTCCTCCGACGAACGCCAGATCATGCGCGACGTCGTCGAGCGCACCGCCTCAGAATGCTTCATGCCTCTCACCGTCGGCGGCGGACTGCGCACGGTCGAAGACATTCGCAAGATGCTGCACTCCGGAGCCGACAAGGTTTCCCTCAATACCGCTGCCATCAACAACCCCGACCTCATTTTCGATTCCGCCAAGAAGTTCGGCAACCAATGCATCGTGCTCGCCATCGACGCCAAGCGCGACGGCGACTCCTGGCGCGTCTACACTCACGGCGGACGCAACCCCACCCCGCTCGACGCCATCGAGTGGGCCAAGAAAGCCGTCTCCCTCGGCGCCGGCGAAATCCTCCTCACCAGCATGGACGCCGACGGCACCCTAGCCGGCTACGACTGCGAACTCACTCGCCGCATCTCCGAGTCGGTGGAAGTTCCCGTCATCGCTTCCGGAGGAGCAGGCAATCTCGACCACATGGTCGACGTGCTCAACGAAGGCAAAGCCTCCGCCGTGCTCGCTGCCTCCATTTTCCACTTCGGCACTTACACCATCAAGCAAGCCAAGGAACATCTCGCTGCCGCCGGACTGCCCGCGCGGCTCTAG
- a CDS encoding c-type cytochrome: MNVRWKCSSAVLAILFCSCGEKPAVSNSGGFDPSSVPLTDPDLIAGQKTWSETCTTCHLTGLTGAPIIGNKAAWEHRIAKGLETLYDHALNGFIGPEYTEMPPKGGFAELSDDQVRQAVRFMTHLSQ; this comes from the coding sequence ATGAATGTTCGCTGGAAGTGCAGCTCTGCTGTTCTCGCTATTCTGTTCTGTTCCTGCGGTGAAAAGCCTGCGGTCTCGAATAGCGGCGGCTTCGATCCGTCTAGCGTGCCCTTGACCGACCCAGACCTCATCGCAGGTCAAAAGACTTGGTCGGAAACCTGCACCACCTGCCATCTGACTGGGCTCACCGGAGCGCCCATCATCGGCAACAAAGCCGCTTGGGAGCACCGCATAGCCAAGGGACTCGAGACCCTCTACGACCACGCCCTCAACGGCTTCATCGGCCCGGAGTACACCGAGATGCCTCCGAAGGGTGGCTTCGCAGAGCTAAGCGACGATCAAGTCAGGCAAGCGGTACGCTTCATGACCCACCTTAGCCAATAA
- a CDS encoding FAD-dependent oxidoreductase: MKPSHPESPPLRIVIVGNGMVSHRFCDELSKAKFDQKLKVDIFGEEPHPAYDRVHLTDYFKNPSPETLSLGNSDWYSRKGYKLHCGLRIEKIDREQKTVIDAAGQSHPYDKLVLATGSYPFVPPIEGSDAPGVFVYRTIADADAIIRHCEGKSSAIVLGGGLLGLEAANALKELGLSATVVEFANGLMPRQLNQDASLVLEQQIRQLGVTPLVGKGAQKIERSNDGLLVSFNDDTKLLTDILVVAAGVRPADQLARDADLNLGARGGIIVNDQLQTSDPSIYAIGECALHRGQIYGFVAPGYQMAEVLADQLCDGSKTYQGSDLSCRLKLLGIEVSTFGDYLGEGRTLVHRSPTSYRMIVLKRDCFAGGTVVGKWDQTHQLQLAIKEERFMTPSEQAAFEKDGQIPEGDALADWPNNAIICNCTQTTKGSLSICISSGCKTVSSLGKATGAGSVCGSCRPLLAQLCGESGQEAAYRPKGRKSLSTTATVALLACLGFLLLAAFPEPQSVQTLYFKISKLWHESLYKQVSGYSMAGLSLLALLLSARKRVRFLRQGNYGWWRAAHAILGTLCLATLVAHTGLDFGKNLNLWLMSCFVGLNLVGALAGLSIAMEDRFSGPWSRRIRSLVTKAHILFFWPYPVLLGFHIYKAYAY, encoded by the coding sequence TTGAAACCATCGCACCCAGAGTCACCGCCCTTGCGTATTGTCATCGTTGGCAACGGGATGGTTTCCCATCGCTTTTGCGACGAGCTTTCCAAAGCAAAATTCGACCAGAAACTGAAAGTCGACATTTTCGGCGAGGAACCCCACCCCGCCTACGATCGCGTCCACCTCACCGACTACTTCAAGAACCCCTCCCCCGAAACCCTCAGCCTCGGAAACTCAGACTGGTATTCCCGGAAAGGATACAAGCTTCACTGCGGTTTGCGCATCGAAAAAATCGATCGCGAGCAAAAGACCGTCATCGATGCTGCCGGCCAAAGCCACCCTTACGACAAACTCGTACTTGCCACCGGATCCTACCCCTTCGTTCCCCCCATCGAGGGAAGCGATGCTCCGGGGGTCTTCGTCTACCGCACCATCGCCGACGCCGACGCCATCATTCGCCATTGCGAGGGCAAATCCTCCGCCATCGTTTTAGGTGGAGGACTTCTGGGTCTCGAAGCGGCAAACGCGCTTAAAGAGCTAGGATTAAGCGCCACCGTGGTGGAGTTTGCCAATGGTCTCATGCCGCGCCAACTCAACCAAGACGCGTCACTCGTACTTGAACAGCAAATACGCCAACTCGGTGTCACTCCCCTCGTGGGCAAAGGAGCTCAGAAGATAGAACGATCGAACGACGGCCTTTTGGTCAGCTTCAACGACGATACCAAGTTGCTCACGGATATTCTGGTCGTTGCCGCTGGAGTGCGGCCGGCCGACCAGCTCGCTCGGGACGCCGATTTGAATCTTGGAGCCCGCGGCGGCATCATCGTCAACGACCAGCTGCAAACCTCCGATCCTTCCATCTACGCGATCGGCGAATGCGCCCTGCACCGCGGGCAAATATACGGCTTCGTGGCACCCGGATATCAAATGGCAGAAGTTCTGGCCGACCAACTTTGCGACGGAAGCAAAACCTACCAAGGCTCCGACCTCTCCTGTCGCCTCAAACTCCTAGGGATAGAAGTAAGCACCTTCGGCGACTATCTCGGAGAGGGACGCACCCTCGTGCACCGCAGCCCGACAAGCTATCGCATGATCGTGCTCAAGCGCGACTGCTTCGCCGGCGGAACCGTCGTCGGAAAATGGGACCAGACTCACCAGCTCCAGCTAGCAATCAAGGAAGAGCGTTTCATGACGCCCTCCGAGCAAGCCGCTTTCGAAAAAGACGGCCAAATTCCAGAGGGAGACGCATTGGCTGACTGGCCAAACAATGCCATCATCTGCAATTGCACGCAAACGACCAAAGGGAGCCTTTCCATCTGTATCTCATCCGGCTGCAAGACGGTGTCATCGCTCGGCAAAGCGACCGGAGCAGGATCGGTTTGCGGCTCCTGCCGTCCGTTGCTTGCCCAACTTTGCGGCGAATCAGGCCAAGAGGCCGCCTATCGCCCCAAAGGTCGTAAGAGCCTGTCGACAACTGCAACCGTCGCGCTGCTGGCCTGCCTAGGATTCCTCCTCCTCGCCGCCTTTCCGGAACCGCAGAGCGTGCAGACGCTATACTTCAAGATCTCAAAGCTCTGGCACGAGTCCCTCTACAAGCAAGTTTCGGGTTACAGCATGGCAGGCTTGTCTTTGCTGGCATTGCTACTCTCCGCTCGCAAACGGGTTCGCTTCCTGCGTCAGGGCAACTACGGCTGGTGGCGAGCCGCCCATGCCATCCTCGGAACCCTCTGCCTCGCCACTCTCGTAGCCCATACCGGCCTTGACTTCGGCAAAAACCTGAACCTCTGGCTCATGAGCTGTTTCGTCGGCTTGAACCTAGTAGGCGCGCTCGCAGGCCTGAGCATCGCGATGGAAGACAGATTCAGCGGCCCTTGGTCCCGCCGTATCCGTTCCCTGGTTACCAAAGCCCACATCCTCTTCTTTTGGCCCTATCCCGTCCTGCTAGGTTTCCACATCTACAAAGCCTACGCCTACTAG
- a CDS encoding RrF2 family transcriptional regulator, which yields MELTKFSDYSLRMLLYLGLNPDRVVSLVEIADAYSISRNHLVKISNHLAKLGLVQATRGKGGGLQLSKAPEDINIGSVVRSTEGHSPLVECFDPESNTCCIIKSCALKGVLKKAERAFYSELDQHSLQNLLRNRKGLKLALAKD from the coding sequence ATGGAGCTTACAAAATTCTCGGACTACAGCCTCAGAATGCTCCTCTACCTTGGGCTCAATCCCGACCGAGTCGTTTCATTGGTCGAGATCGCCGACGCCTATTCGATTTCCAGAAATCACTTGGTCAAGATCTCTAACCACCTCGCCAAACTCGGGCTCGTGCAAGCGACTCGAGGCAAGGGCGGCGGTCTGCAACTCAGCAAAGCCCCCGAGGATATCAATATCGGGAGCGTGGTACGCAGCACCGAAGGCCATAGTCCCCTCGTCGAGTGCTTCGATCCCGAGAGCAACACTTGTTGTATTATAAAGAGCTGCGCCCTGAAAGGCGTCCTGAAAAAGGCGGAGCGAGCCTTCTACTCCGAACTTGACCAACACTCCTTGCAAAACCTTCTACGCAACCGCAAAGGCCTCAAGCTTGCCCTTGCCAAAGATTAA
- a CDS encoding ATP-binding protein codes for MRHNLISSFLISSLAALLSCSAGLAKQPFTPEASDPNLEDWRWTEYSHFDGKRITCMTEYPAEVYWFGGADVTIRYDGYRYQEFGAQHGLQGTKVLCFARHPTLGLLAGTNQGLFRWSSEKWQAIVSSHTPQKIQARNIVVLEDQSILVALSELEESPESSQRWHGLLHVTEERIQLYSREPPAGLDEILLTKPFRHVPVPEDSCIMMDGQLRFNVTSVTQAKDGSIWTSISQNNRAGNRAVRYAYSPETHVLSLDRVFKSPDGPETESFTSIIETDEGEIWITSNNSTIGIAQWNGERWKQQRLSEFFPGNEAFYYMIKTSDGAVWVDGSGKYFRYKDGQWARYSFPTIPITLSNRINFFEASDGAIWIIATNSRLFRLDYASKPWNLRKRLAFQLETADKSLWFLSEDGRLVQNQAEQWNSFGVEDGIIDTPLRLFLSSQNELWAIGSHRGHAALSHSADQRHWETIEYPDLSWSFDHRAAFEDKDGAIYFASAVDTPPHQETGLVRFNNPTTDKSDWTRMGTNTQFPTKQSYYGIGQSPDSRIWLGGRPVVTLRNGVQSIAAEIPESDVFVDYIFNQPNGNLWLVTRDRGMLEIASNESRWHNVESGLPSHSIVSGYAHSSNDVWIALNDQIARYDGKSWSTFFKPKDKRYARGTVTFGPDSTGTMHISQVSNYWLRRGYPGNKYTPDLSPFNTLSYYDDRKAPIVKITHFEPKVGPTGNTSVTWSGTDFLERTPREQLEYSYKINDAPWSPFSKESAKRLLGLAPGEYKIEVRSRNRGFNISSEHASAVFAVAAPTWQQLWFQATIATLLALVAFFLYQTIQRSRSLSKLNSKLLQSNKQLNEQQEIIATQNRALRSQHTELENRVKERTEDLEKAKLKAEESDRLKTAFLANVSHEIRTPMNAIIGFSELLSYAPQQSEENRSFIKTIQNSGKDLLNLIDDIIEVSKLESEPVELAEEDVLVNWILTQTQDTFRGVLTRLGKENLNLIVDTKELPEGCTLRTDPARLKQVLKNLLSNAVKFTPDGYILLRCRPTNDGKSLEFSVEDSGFGIKKEQLCLIFERFRKADTNKGHTHRGSGLGLPISQNLIAKLGGKIEVESELGKGSRFYFSLPWDGRVDQQATVDTPAAEPEDSSRTVPLYPLLVVEDEAANVDLISKMLERLQFPYIHVTSAERAIDLCQQTKFSAVLMDIKLPEMQGDEAARKIREIAPTLPIISQTAYAMAGERERYSQEPFTAYLSKPLTYSSLAATLNAVLGS; via the coding sequence ATGCGTCACAACCTCATTAGTTCCTTTTTGATTTCCTCCCTTGCCGCGCTTTTGTCATGCAGCGCTGGCTTAGCCAAACAGCCATTCACGCCCGAAGCGTCGGACCCCAACTTGGAGGATTGGCGTTGGACCGAGTATTCCCATTTCGACGGGAAGCGGATCACTTGCATGACTGAGTATCCAGCGGAAGTCTACTGGTTCGGAGGCGCCGACGTCACGATTCGCTACGACGGATATCGCTACCAGGAATTCGGCGCTCAACACGGCCTCCAAGGGACCAAGGTCCTCTGTTTCGCCCGACATCCTACCCTCGGGCTGCTCGCAGGGACCAACCAAGGGCTCTTCCGTTGGTCATCCGAGAAATGGCAGGCAATCGTGTCCAGCCATACGCCGCAGAAGATCCAAGCCCGAAACATAGTCGTCCTCGAAGACCAGTCGATCTTGGTTGCGCTCTCCGAGCTGGAGGAAAGCCCGGAGAGCTCTCAAAGGTGGCACGGCCTGCTTCATGTAACCGAAGAACGGATACAGCTCTACTCGAGAGAGCCGCCAGCTGGCCTAGACGAGATCCTGCTCACCAAGCCATTTAGGCACGTTCCCGTTCCCGAAGACTCCTGCATCATGATGGACGGACAACTTCGCTTCAACGTCACCTCGGTTACCCAGGCGAAAGACGGAAGTATCTGGACCTCCATCAGCCAAAACAACCGGGCTGGAAACCGAGCCGTCAGGTACGCCTACAGTCCAGAGACCCACGTCCTCTCGCTCGATCGCGTTTTCAAATCTCCCGACGGCCCAGAAACCGAGAGCTTCACCTCGATCATCGAAACCGACGAAGGCGAGATCTGGATAACAAGCAATAACTCCACCATCGGAATCGCCCAGTGGAACGGGGAACGCTGGAAACAACAAAGGCTCTCCGAATTCTTCCCCGGCAACGAAGCATTCTACTACATGATAAAAACCTCCGACGGGGCCGTGTGGGTTGACGGTTCCGGCAAGTACTTCCGCTACAAAGACGGCCAATGGGCTCGCTACAGCTTTCCCACGATCCCCATCACCCTATCGAACCGTATCAATTTTTTCGAGGCATCGGATGGAGCGATCTGGATCATTGCCACCAACTCCCGCCTTTTCCGACTGGACTATGCCAGCAAACCCTGGAACTTGCGCAAACGCCTGGCATTCCAGCTAGAAACCGCCGACAAGTCGCTCTGGTTTCTCTCCGAAGACGGCAGGCTCGTGCAGAACCAGGCCGAGCAATGGAACTCGTTCGGCGTTGAAGACGGGATCATCGACACCCCACTGCGACTCTTCCTATCGTCCCAAAACGAATTATGGGCAATCGGTAGCCACCGGGGGCACGCGGCCCTCTCCCATTCCGCCGACCAACGACACTGGGAAACTATCGAATACCCCGACCTTTCCTGGTCCTTCGATCATCGCGCCGCATTCGAAGACAAGGATGGAGCGATCTACTTCGCCTCGGCCGTAGACACTCCGCCACACCAGGAAACAGGCCTTGTCCGCTTCAACAACCCGACAACCGATAAATCAGACTGGACCCGAATGGGAACAAACACCCAATTCCCAACCAAACAGAGCTACTACGGCATCGGCCAAAGCCCCGACTCGCGCATTTGGCTCGGAGGCCGCCCCGTAGTGACCCTCCGGAATGGAGTCCAAAGCATCGCCGCCGAAATCCCGGAAAGCGACGTTTTCGTCGACTACATTTTCAATCAACCAAACGGAAACCTTTGGCTCGTCACCCGGGACAGAGGCATGCTCGAAATAGCTTCCAACGAAAGTCGATGGCACAACGTCGAGTCAGGGCTTCCCTCCCACTCAATCGTCTCCGGCTATGCTCACTCGTCAAACGATGTTTGGATTGCCCTAAACGACCAAATCGCCCGCTACGACGGAAAGAGCTGGAGCACCTTCTTCAAGCCCAAGGACAAACGCTACGCCCGCGGCACAGTCACCTTCGGTCCCGATTCAACAGGCACCATGCACATATCCCAAGTCAGCAACTACTGGCTCCGTCGCGGGTATCCTGGAAACAAATACACCCCCGACCTCTCGCCTTTCAACACCCTCTCCTACTACGACGACCGCAAAGCCCCTATCGTAAAGATCACCCACTTTGAACCGAAAGTCGGGCCGACAGGAAACACCAGCGTTACCTGGAGCGGAACCGACTTCCTCGAACGCACCCCGCGAGAACAGCTTGAATACTCCTACAAGATCAACGACGCTCCTTGGAGCCCCTTCTCCAAAGAAAGCGCCAAGCGCCTCCTCGGGCTCGCCCCCGGTGAGTACAAGATAGAGGTACGCTCCCGAAACCGCGGTTTCAACATATCGTCCGAACACGCTAGCGCCGTCTTCGCGGTCGCAGCCCCTACTTGGCAACAGCTCTGGTTCCAAGCCACCATCGCTACCCTGCTCGCGCTCGTCGCCTTCTTCCTCTACCAAACCATTCAACGCAGCCGCAGCCTCTCCAAGCTCAACAGCAAGCTGCTGCAAAGCAACAAGCAGCTCAATGAACAGCAGGAAATCATCGCAACGCAAAACCGAGCCTTGCGCAGCCAGCATACCGAACTGGAAAACCGGGTAAAGGAACGGACCGAAGACCTGGAGAAAGCCAAGCTCAAGGCCGAAGAATCGGATCGGCTCAAAACCGCCTTCCTCGCCAACGTTTCCCACGAGATTCGCACTCCCATGAACGCAATCATCGGATTCTCGGAGCTGCTCTCCTACGCGCCCCAACAGAGCGAAGAAAATCGCAGTTTCATCAAAACCATTCAAAACAGCGGCAAGGACCTGCTTAACCTCATCGACGACATCATCGAAGTTTCCAAACTCGAGTCCGAGCCCGTTGAACTTGCAGAGGAGGACGTACTCGTAAATTGGATACTCACCCAAACACAAGACACCTTCCGCGGGGTTTTGACCCGCTTGGGAAAAGAGAACCTGAACCTGATAGTCGACACCAAGGAGCTTCCCGAAGGCTGCACGCTCCGCACTGACCCTGCCCGCCTAAAGCAGGTCCTCAAAAACTTGCTCAGCAACGCCGTAAAATTTACGCCCGACGGCTACATCCTGCTCCGTTGCCGGCCCACTAACGATGGAAAGTCACTGGAATTCTCCGTGGAAGACTCTGGCTTCGGAATCAAAAAGGAACAACTCTGCCTCATATTCGAACGCTTCCGCAAAGCCGACACCAACAAGGGGCATACTCATCGAGGCAGCGGACTCGGCCTGCCTATCAGCCAAAACCTCATCGCCAAGCTCGGCGGAAAAATTGAGGTGGAGTCCGAACTTGGAAAAGGCAGCAGATTCTACTTTTCCTTGCCATGGGACGGACGCGTCGACCAGCAGGCCACGGTAGACACACCCGCAGCGGAGCCGGAAGACAGTTCGCGGACCGTCCCGCTCTACCCTCTGCTCGTCGTCGAAGACGAAGCGGCAAACGTCGACCTCATCTCGAAGATGCTCGAACGCCTCCAGTTTCCCTACATTCACGTTACCAGCGCCGAGAGAGCGATCGACCTCTGCCAGCAAACGAAGTTTTCCGCGGTCCTCATGGACATAAAGCTCCCTGAAATGCAAGGAGACGAAGCCGCACGCAAAATCCGAGAAATTGCCCCCACTCTTCCCATCATCTCCCAAACCGCCTACGCCATGGCAGGAGAACGCGAGCGCTACAGCCAAGAGCCATTTACCGCCTACCTCTCGAAGCCGCTCACCTACAGCAGCCTAGCAGCCACCTTGAACGCGGTCCTCGGTTCCTGA
- a CDS encoding VOC family protein: MIKFLHTRVRVADLQKSIDFYCKHCGFQVFKGPNTSPQGNQIVHLELPGNDHMLELTYSPDFKVEFPEDLMHTCIGVDDIKAFCQKLEDDGVEVWPGNWKEKENFSMAFITDPDGYEVEILPNKR, from the coding sequence ATGATCAAATTCCTCCATACCCGCGTACGCGTAGCCGACCTGCAAAAGTCCATCGACTTCTACTGCAAGCACTGTGGCTTCCAAGTATTCAAAGGCCCAAACACCAGCCCCCAGGGCAACCAGATCGTACACCTTGAACTCCCCGGCAACGACCACATGCTGGAGCTGACTTACTCGCCCGACTTCAAGGTAGAGTTCCCCGAAGACCTCATGCACACCTGCATCGGCGTGGACGACATCAAGGCCTTCTGTCAGAAGCTCGAGGACGACGGCGTGGAAGTCTGGCCCGGCAACTGGAAGGAAAAGGAGAACTTCTCCATGGCCTTTATCACCGACCCGGACGGCTACGAAGTCGAGATCCTGCCCAACAAAAGGTAG
- a CDS encoding Tll0287-like domain-containing protein: MKKKNILYAVLLSGATLTSTLFLSGCGESEAATGGISPQKMADGLHLVMKSDRTIYTRNVVNRLVKQDKVIKASEHWADDKALPLPAQMFRMGAEMVAKEPDAGFSYSLQSIWPINAQNAPKTEVEKTGLQYVVDNPGQNYYAEEELGGVKYFTGVYADTGVAAACVDCHNEHKDSPKTDFKLGDVMGGVVIRIPLD, from the coding sequence ATGAAAAAGAAAAACATCCTCTACGCAGTCCTCCTCAGTGGAGCGACTTTGACATCCACCCTGTTCCTCTCCGGCTGCGGAGAAAGCGAAGCCGCCACAGGCGGCATCTCTCCTCAAAAGATGGCTGACGGGCTTCACCTCGTAATGAAGTCAGACCGCACCATCTACACCCGCAACGTCGTCAACCGACTCGTCAAGCAAGACAAGGTCATCAAGGCTTCCGAGCACTGGGCCGACGACAAGGCCCTCCCGCTTCCCGCCCAGATGTTCCGGATGGGAGCGGAAATGGTAGCGAAGGAGCCAGACGCTGGCTTCTCCTACTCCCTGCAATCCATCTGGCCAATCAACGCTCAGAACGCTCCCAAGACAGAGGTCGAAAAGACAGGCCTTCAATACGTAGTTGATAATCCAGGACAAAACTACTACGCCGAGGAGGAGCTTGGCGGAGTCAAGTACTTCACCGGCGTCTACGCAGACACCGGAGTAGCCGCTGCTTGCGTCGATTGCCACAACGAGCACAAGGACTCCCCCAAAACCGACTTCAAGCTCGGCGACGTCATGGGCGGAGTCGTCATTCGCATTCCCCTAGACTAA
- a CDS encoding cytochrome c3 family protein, with protein sequence MNRKKLQWVLAAATPLWLTFHFLASIKGEKRNAFMPGDASHGHHQIELQCSVCHTPDMGVKHDACASCHQDELDRVADSHPITKFLDPRNADRVAILDARKCVSCHVEHQPDQTAPMGVTLPTDYCYFCHQDVADERPTHEGLPFDSCSTSGCHNFHDNTALYEDFLEKHLDEPAFKLSPHVPQRQYYGKWSKENERAPLGLSERDAPSSVSYSQDVAFEWSNSSHAQAGVNCLDCHQSQDTGTWLDKPGIASCQTCHDYEAETFLQSRHGMRLAQNLSPMTPAQARLPMHAGAAHKELSCVSCHDDHSFETKFAAMDACVSCHDDQHTRAYKESKHFQLWVAETQGQAEPGTGVSCATCHLPRIELTEFGETVTKVLHNQNDVLRPNEKMIRPVCIQCHGVGFSIDALADPLLLKNNFQGMPNEHVESIDMVIEKLSRVAAERAK encoded by the coding sequence ATGAACCGAAAAAAGCTCCAATGGGTCTTGGCCGCGGCGACGCCTCTCTGGTTGACCTTCCACTTTCTCGCTTCGATCAAGGGCGAAAAGCGCAACGCCTTCATGCCGGGAGACGCTTCCCATGGACACCATCAGATCGAGCTGCAATGCTCCGTCTGCCACACCCCTGACATGGGCGTGAAGCACGACGCTTGCGCCTCATGCCACCAGGATGAGTTGGACCGAGTCGCCGACTCCCATCCCATCACGAAATTTCTCGATCCGCGAAACGCAGACCGCGTCGCCATCCTCGACGCCCGCAAGTGCGTGAGCTGCCACGTCGAGCACCAGCCGGACCAAACCGCCCCCATGGGCGTCACCTTGCCCACCGACTATTGCTACTTCTGCCACCAAGACGTAGCCGATGAGCGCCCCACCCACGAAGGCCTGCCTTTCGACAGCTGCTCCACCTCCGGCTGCCACAACTTCCACGATAACACCGCCCTCTACGAAGACTTCCTGGAAAAGCACCTCGACGAGCCAGCCTTCAAGCTCAGCCCTCACGTTCCCCAGCGACAGTACTACGGAAAGTGGAGCAAGGAAAACGAACGCGCCCCGCTCGGCCTCTCCGAACGCGACGCGCCAAGCTCCGTTTCCTACTCGCAAGACGTCGCCTTCGAATGGTCCAACTCCAGCCACGCCCAAGCGGGCGTCAATTGCCTCGACTGTCACCAATCCCAGGATACGGGAACTTGGCTCGACAAGCCCGGCATCGCGTCCTGCCAAACTTGCCACGACTACGAAGCCGAAACCTTCCTGCAAAGCCGCCACGGCATGCGGCTCGCCCAAAACCTCTCGCCCATGACGCCCGCCCAAGCCCGCCTCCCCATGCACGCGGGAGCCGCCCACAAGGAGCTCAGCTGCGTCTCCTGCCACGACGACCACAGCTTTGAAACGAAGTTCGCGGCCATGGACGCCTGCGTGAGCTGCCACGACGACCAGCACACCCGAGCCTACAAGGAGTCCAAGCACTTCCAGCTTTGGGTCGCCGAAACGCAGGGCCAAGCCGAGCCCGGCACGGGCGTGAGCTGCGCTACCTGCCACTTGCCCCGAATCGAGCTGACCGAATTCGGCGAAACCGTCACCAAGGTCCTGCACAACCAAAACGACGTGCTCCGCCCCAACGAAAAGATGATCCGTCCCGTATGCATCCAATGCCACGGCGTCGGCTTCTCCATCGACGCCCTCGCCGATCCCCTTTTGCTAAAGAACAACTTCCAGGGCATGCCCAACGAGCACGTGGAAAGCATCGATATGGTCATCGAAAAGCTCAGCCGCGTGGCAGCCGAACGAGCAAAGTAG
- a CDS encoding globin family protein translates to MTEKQIELVQSSWEKCIPIADTAASIFYAKLFELDPSLKPLFKSDIKEQGKKLMTMITTAVRGLNNLEGIVGAVQAMGKRHVGYGVKDEHYETVGTALIWTLGQGLGDDFTEETKEAWIATYTLLATTMKDAANEVAA, encoded by the coding sequence ATGACCGAAAAACAAATCGAACTCGTCCAATCCTCTTGGGAAAAATGTATTCCCATCGCCGATACGGCAGCTTCCATTTTCTACGCAAAGCTCTTCGAGCTCGATCCTAGCCTCAAGCCACTTTTCAAGAGCGACATCAAGGAACAAGGAAAGAAGCTGATGACCATGATCACCACGGCTGTTCGCGGGCTCAACAATCTCGAAGGGATCGTAGGGGCAGTCCAAGCCATGGGCAAACGCCACGTCGGATACGGAGTAAAGGACGAACACTACGAGACAGTGGGAACCGCCCTCATTTGGACGCTCGGCCAAGGCCTCGGCGACGATTTCACGGAAGAGACGAAGGAAGCTTGGATCGCGACTTATACGCTCCTCGCTACCACCATGAAGGACGCTGCCAACGAAGTTGCTGCGTAA